From Bombus vancouverensis nearcticus chromosome 15, iyBomVanc1_principal, whole genome shotgun sequence, the proteins below share one genomic window:
- the Ddrgk1 gene encoding DDRGK domain containing 1: protein MDVTLLASFAVLIIALIIGITVFSSKKSAKKKQANVAERVAQGRPIRRAAGQRIARRRMQATASQQIEEDDDGSGNEANDEADEKPAMPDFKMGAKKRAKLAAKSEKRAQREVIEREREERKKREQLLQEERDKQSEKERAEELRQEEAERKAREEKEKREYEEYLKMKEAFSVEEEGYDQDDKEDEENLLEEFVLYIKQNKVVILEDLAARFGLKTSSVVERIQDLQAHENLTGVIDDRGKFIYISQEELEAVAKFVRQRGRVSITELVENSNRLINLNPGKQPSVVEAR from the exons ATGGACGTTACGTTGTTAGCTTCTTTCGCTGTTTTAATTATTGCATTGATTATCGGTATTACGGTATTTTCCAGTAAAAAATCAG CAAAGAAAAAACAAGCAAATGTAGCCGAAAGAGTTGCACAAGGTAGACCAATAAGGCGAGCAGCGGGTCAAAGAATTGCTAGACGTCGTATGCAAGCGACTGCCAGTCAGCAAATTGAGGAAGATGACGATGGATCTGGAAACGAAGCTAACGACGAAGCAGATGAGAAGCCAGCCATGCCTGATTTCAAAATGGGTGCAAAGAAAAGGGCCAAGTTGGCAGCTAAATCAGAGAAAAGGGCACAAAGAGAAGTtattgaaagagaaagagaagaacgtAAGAAAAGAGAACAACTTCTTCAAGAAGAAAGAGATAAACAATCTGAAAAAGAGAGGGCAGAAGAATTAAGACAAGAGGAGGCAGAAAGGAAAGCcagagaggagaaagaaaagagagaatacgaagaatatttaaaaatgaaagaagcaTTTAGCGTAGAAGAAGAGGGCTATGATCAGGATGAcaaagaagacgaagaaaatttattagaagaATTTGTTCTATACATTAAGCAAAACAAAGTAGTAATTCTAGAAGATTTGGCAGCACGCTTTGGTTTAAAAACATCAAGCGTAGTAGAAAGAATTCAGGATCTGCAGGCGCATGAAAATTTGACTGGAGTTATCGACGATAGAGggaaatttatttacatatcTCAGGAGGAGCTGGAAGCTGTGGCAAAATTTGTCAGACAACGCGGTAGAGTCAGCATTACCGAACTAGTAGAAAATTCAAATCGTTTGATTAATTTGAATCCAGGAAAACAACCTAGCGTAGTGGAAGCTAGATAG
- the eca gene encoding transmembrane p24 trafficking protein eclair — MLRHSGIFFIFLCVFEYGTGLYFHIAETERKCFIEEIPDETTVLVHYKVELYDPRTGGFAPSSVGMGMHVEVRDPDDKMILSRVYSSEGRISFTSHTPGEHVICLYSNSSSWFSGAQLRVHLDIQVGEHTIDYANTAQKEKFTELQLRIRQLLDQVEQITKEQNYQRYREERFRQTSESTHRRVFWWSLAQSVILLIMGAWQIRHLKSFFEAKKLV, encoded by the exons ATGTTAAGACACAGTGGTATATTCTTTATATTCTTATGCGTTTTCGAATATGGTACTGGACTTTATTTTCACATCGCCGAGACTGAAAGAAAGTGTTTCATCGAGGAAATTCCAGATGAAACGACCGTTTTAG TACATTACAAAGTTGAGTTATATGATCCGAGAACTGGTGGATTTGCTCCGAGCAGTGTCGGGATGGGAATGCACGTGGAAGTTAGGGATCCAGATGATAAAATGATTCTCTCCAGAGTGTATAGTTCAGAGGGAAGAATTTCATTTACTTCTCATACGCCTGGTGAACATGTGATTTGTTTGTACTCTAATAGCAGTTCTTGGTTCAGTGGTGCTCAACTG aGAGTACACTTGGACATTCAAGTTGGAGAACATACTATCGATTATGCCAATACAGCTCAGAAGGAAAAGTTCACCGAGTTGCAGTTGAGGATACGTCAGCTTCTCGATCAAGTGGAACAAATAACAAAGGAACAAAATTACCAAAGG TATCGTGAAGAACGTTTCAGACAAACATCTGAAAGTACACACCGTCGGGTATTCTGGTGGTCCCTCGCCCAATCTGTTATTTTATTGATCATGGGTGCATGGCAAATCAGACATTTGAAGAGTTTCTTCGAAGCAAAGAAACTAGTATAA